The Setaria italica strain Yugu1 chromosome IX, Setaria_italica_v2.0, whole genome shotgun sequence genome has a window encoding:
- the LOC101762838 gene encoding zinc finger protein GIS2, whose product MSSRSPPLKDRRMRTERTSYRDAPYRRDSRRGSSRFHNDLCNNCKRPGHFARECPSVAVCHTCGLPGHIAAECSSKGTCWNCKEPGHMANSCPNEGICRNCGKSGHIARDCTAPPVPPGEVILCSNCYKPGHFREECTNEKACNNCRQSGHIARNCTNDPVCNLCNVAGHLARQCPKSDTLGERGGPPPFRGAGAPFRGGGAPFRGGFSDIICRACNQVGHMSRDCMAGAFMICHNCGGRGHMAYECPSVSLMDRFPPRRF is encoded by the exons AtgagcagccgcagcccgccgctGAAGGACCGCAGGATGCGTACTGAACGCACCTCATACCGTGACGCACCATATCGGAGGGACAGCCGCCGGGGTTCGAGCAG GTTTCATAATGATTTGTGCAACAACTGTAAGCGTCCTGGGCATTTTGCTAGAGAGTGTCCTAGTGTGGCTGTCTGCCATACCTGTGGGCTTCCTGG GCACATTGCAGCTGAGTGTTCTTCCAAAGGTACCTGCTGGAACTGCAAAGAACCTGGCCACATGGCTAACAGCTGCCCAAATGAAGGGATATGCCGTAACTGCGGCAAGTCTGGCCACATTGCAAGAGATTGCACTGCTCCACCAGTGCCGCCCGGAGAAGTGATCCTTTGCAGCAACTGCTACAAACCAGGACATTTCCGTGAGGAATGCACCAATGAGAAGGCCTGCAACAACTGTCGACAGAGTGGCCATATTGCTCGCAACTGCACCAATGATCCTGTTTGCAACCTGTGCAATGTTGCTGGCCATTTGGCCCGTCAGTGCCCCAAGTCTGATACATTGGGTGAGCGGGGTGGGCCACCTCCCTTCCGTGGAGCCGGAGCACCCTTCCGTGGGGGTGGTGCTCCCTTCCGCGGCGGCTTCAGTGACATTATCTGTCGGGCCTGCAACCAGGTTGGCCATATGAGCCGTGACTGCATGGCTGGTGCCTTCATGATCTGCCACAACtgtggtggccgtggccataTGGCTTATGAGTGCCCCTCTGTGAGTCTCATGGACCGCTTCCCCCCTCGCCGTTTCTGA
- the LOC101762442 gene encoding methylsterol monooxygenase 1-1 — MLPYATAAVAEAALGRAMTPAEALWFRYTAGVPDYHLYCLNILFLFVVFTLAPLPVALLELRAPAAVSPYKLQPRVRLSRAEFVRCYKNVLRIFFLVIGPLQLVSYPAVKMVGIHTQLPLPSLGEMAAQLLVYFLVEDYLNYWIHRLLHGEWGYQKIHRVHHEFTAPIGFAAPYAHWAEVLILGIPSFVGPAIAPGHMITFWLWIILRQVEAIETHSGFDFPFTPTKYIPFYGGAEYHDYHHYVGGQSQSNFASVFTYCDYLYGTDRGYRFHKAYLAKLKDLGQNDGEKGDGNGQSYAKLD; from the exons ATGCTGCCCtacgcgacggcggcggtggcggaggcggcactGGGGCGGGCCATGACGCCCGCCGAGGCGCTGTGGTTCCGGTACACCGCGGGGGTGCCGGATTACCACCTCTACTGCCTCaacatcctcttcctcttcgtcGTCTTCACGCTGGCCCCGCTCCCCGTCGCGCTCCTCGAGCTccgggcccccgccgccgtctcaCCGTACAAGCTGCAGCCCCGGGTGCGGCTCTCCAGGGCCGAGTTCGTCCGCTGCTACAAGAACGTCCTCCGCATCTTCTTTCTCGTCATCGGCCCGCTCCAGCTCGTCTCCTACCCGGCCGTCAAG ATGGTGGGAATTCACACACAGCTGCCATTGCCGTCCCtgggggagatggcggcgcagctGCTGGTGTACTTCCTTGTTGAGGACTACCTCAACTACTGGATCCATCGGCTCCTCCACGGGGAATGGGGGTACCAGAAGATCCACCGCGTCCACCATGAGTTCACGGCACCGATCGGCTTCGCAGCTCCATACGCACACTGGGCTGAGGTTCTGATACTTGGCATCCCCTCCTTTGTCGGGCCAGCCATCGCTCCGGGCCACATGATCACATTCTGGCTCTGGATTATACTCCGCCAGGTGGAGGCTATCGAGACACACAGCGG CTTTGATTTCCCATTCACCCCAACAAAGTATATTCCATTCTATGGAGGAGCAGAATACCATGACTATCATCATTATGTAGGAGGCCAAAGCCAAAGCAATTTTGCTTCTGTTTTCACATACTGTGATTATCTGTATGGGACTGATAGA GGTTACAGATTCCACAAGGCATACCTAGCTAAG CTGAAGGATCTTGGGCAAAACGATGGTGAGAAAGGAGATGGCAATGGACAAAGCTATGCGAAATTGGACTAG